One window from the genome of Cottoperca gobio chromosome 15, fCotGob3.1, whole genome shotgun sequence encodes:
- the bnip4 gene encoding BCL2 interacting protein 4: MSQQKEISSEESLQGSWVELHFSGNVSQSTSHHESQEQIPTSIQQGDMEKMLLDAQHESGKNSSRGSSHCNSPLRALTPLLLWRGSEANSSQSDEDFQERKREVENMMKKNADWIWDWSSRPENNPPKEFLLKYPKRSTSLSIRNTSVMKKGGVLSADFLKLFLPSLIISHILAVGLGIYIGKRLTSHNTY; encoded by the exons ATGTCGCAGCAAAAGGAAATTTCATCGGAGGAGAGTTTACAAG GTTCCTGGGTTGAGCTGCATTTCAGTGGCAATGTCTCTCAAAGTACTAGCCATCATGAAAGCCAGGAGCAAATCCCCACGTCCATCCAGCAGGGTGACATGGAGAAAATGCTGCTGGATGCACAGCATGAATCGGGCAAAAACAGCTCCAGAGGAAGCTCTCACTGCAACAG TCCACTCAGAGCCCTGACCCCCCTTCTTCTGTGGAGAGGCTCCGAGGCAAACAGCTCACAG tcaGATGAAGACTTTCAAGAAAGAAAACGGGAAGTCGAAAACATGATGAAGAAAAATGCTGACTGGATCTGGGACTGGTCCAGTCGACCTGAAAACAATCCACCAAA GGAGTTCCTGCTGAAGTACCCTAAGCGCTCGACCTCTCTCAGCATTAGGAACACCAGCGTCATGAAGAAGGGAGGCGTTCTCTCTGCTGATTTTCTGAAGCTTTTCCTTCCTTCATTAATCATTTCTCACATACTGGCTGTTGGCCTCGG GATATATATTGGGAAGCGTCTGACCTCCCACAACACCTACTGA
- the LOC115019882 gene encoding serine/threonine-protein phosphatase 2A 55 kDa regulatory subunit B delta isoform isoform X1 — translation MAGKLLLKGGKGPTSLGVAGGNDFQWCFSQVKGAIDEDVADADIISTVEFNYSGELLATGDKGGRVVIFQHEQESKNRPHLRGEYNVYSTFQSHEPEFDYLKSLEIEEKINKIRWLPQQNAAHFLLSTNDKTIKLWKISERDKRAEGYNLKDEDGRLRDPFRITSLRVPVLMPMDLMVEASPRRIFANAHTYHINSISVNSDHETYLSADDLRINLWHLEITDRSFNIVDIKPANMEELTEVITAAECHPHQCNVFVYSSSKGTIRLCDMRSAALCDRHSKFFEEPEDPSSRSFFSEIISSISDVKFSHSGRYMMTRDYLSVKVWDLNMENRPVETYQVHEYLRSKLCSLYENDCIFDKFECCWNGSDSAIMTGSYNNFFRMFDRNTRRDITLEASRESSKPRATLKPRKVSTGGKRKKDEISVDSLDFNKKILHTAWHPKDNVIAVAATNNLYIFQDKIN, via the exons GGCGGGTAAGCTACTTTTGAAGGGAGGAAAAGGACCCACCTCACTTG GAGTTGCAGGAGGAAATGATTTCCAGTGGTGTTTCTCTCAAGTGAAAGGAGCGATAGATGAAGATGTTGCGGACG CTGACATAATCTCAACAGTTGAGTTCAACTATTCTGGAGAATTGCTTGCAACTGGAGATAAAGGAGGCAGAGTAGTGATATTTCAACATGAACAGGAG tccAAGAATCGTCCGCACCTGCGCGGGGAGTACAACGTCTATAGCACTTTTCAGAGTCACGAGCCAGAATTTGACTATTTGAAAAGTTTAGAAATCGAggaaaaaattaataaaataagatgGCTACCCCAACAAAATGCTGCTCACTTTCTACTTTCGACAAATG ATAAAACTATCAAATTGTGGAAAATAAGTGAAAGAGATAAAAGAGCAGAAGGTTACAACCTGAAAGATGAAGATGGACGACTCCGAGACCCTTTTAGAATCACCTCTTTACGG gTACCTGTATTGATGCCAATGGATCTCATGGTAGAAGCAAGCCCACGGAGGATCTTTGCAAACGCGCACACCTATCACATTAATTCCATTTCTGTAAATAGTGATCATGAAACGTACCTCTCCGCAGATGACCTAAGAATAAATCTATGGCACTTGGAAATCACAGACAGAAGTTTTA ATATTGTAGACATCAAGCCCGCCAACATGGAGGAACTGACAGAAGTAATCACAGCTGCTGAGTGCCATCCACACCAATGCAATGTATTTGTGTACAGCAGTAGCAAAGGCACCATCCGGCTGTGTGACATGCGATCAGCAGCACTCTGCGACAGGCACTCAAAGT tcTTTGAGGAGCCAGAGGACCCGAGCAGCCGATCCTTTTTTTCTGAGATCATCTCCTCCATCTCGGACGTGAAGTTCAGTCACAGCGGACGCTATATGATGACACGTGACTACCTCTCCGTCAAAGTTTGGGACCTTAACATGGAGAACAGGCCAGTGGAGACGTATCAG GTCCATGAATACCTTCGCAGTAAGCTCTGCTCCTTGTATGAAAATGACTGCATCTTTGACAAGTTTGAGTGCTGCTGGAATGGCAGTGACAG tgCCATCATGACCGGCTCCTACAACAACTTCTTCCGAATGTTTGACCGCAACACCAGGCGGGACATCACACTGGAGGCGTCCCGGGAGAGCAGCAAACCACGGGCTACGCTCAAACCGCGCAAAGTGTCCACTGGTGGCAAGAGGAAGAAGGATGAGATCAGCGTGGACAGCCTGGACTTCAACAAGAAGATCCTCCACACTGCCTGGCACCCCAAAGATAACGTGATAGCTGTGGCAGCCACCAACAACTTGTACATTTTCCAGGACAAAATCAACTAG
- the LOC115019882 gene encoding serine/threonine-protein phosphatase 2A 55 kDa regulatory subunit B delta isoform isoform X2, which yields MAGVAGGNDFQWCFSQVKGAIDEDVADADIISTVEFNYSGELLATGDKGGRVVIFQHEQESKNRPHLRGEYNVYSTFQSHEPEFDYLKSLEIEEKINKIRWLPQQNAAHFLLSTNDKTIKLWKISERDKRAEGYNLKDEDGRLRDPFRITSLRVPVLMPMDLMVEASPRRIFANAHTYHINSISVNSDHETYLSADDLRINLWHLEITDRSFNIVDIKPANMEELTEVITAAECHPHQCNVFVYSSSKGTIRLCDMRSAALCDRHSKFFEEPEDPSSRSFFSEIISSISDVKFSHSGRYMMTRDYLSVKVWDLNMENRPVETYQVHEYLRSKLCSLYENDCIFDKFECCWNGSDSAIMTGSYNNFFRMFDRNTRRDITLEASRESSKPRATLKPRKVSTGGKRKKDEISVDSLDFNKKILHTAWHPKDNVIAVAATNNLYIFQDKIN from the exons GGCGG GAGTTGCAGGAGGAAATGATTTCCAGTGGTGTTTCTCTCAAGTGAAAGGAGCGATAGATGAAGATGTTGCGGACG CTGACATAATCTCAACAGTTGAGTTCAACTATTCTGGAGAATTGCTTGCAACTGGAGATAAAGGAGGCAGAGTAGTGATATTTCAACATGAACAGGAG tccAAGAATCGTCCGCACCTGCGCGGGGAGTACAACGTCTATAGCACTTTTCAGAGTCACGAGCCAGAATTTGACTATTTGAAAAGTTTAGAAATCGAggaaaaaattaataaaataagatgGCTACCCCAACAAAATGCTGCTCACTTTCTACTTTCGACAAATG ATAAAACTATCAAATTGTGGAAAATAAGTGAAAGAGATAAAAGAGCAGAAGGTTACAACCTGAAAGATGAAGATGGACGACTCCGAGACCCTTTTAGAATCACCTCTTTACGG gTACCTGTATTGATGCCAATGGATCTCATGGTAGAAGCAAGCCCACGGAGGATCTTTGCAAACGCGCACACCTATCACATTAATTCCATTTCTGTAAATAGTGATCATGAAACGTACCTCTCCGCAGATGACCTAAGAATAAATCTATGGCACTTGGAAATCACAGACAGAAGTTTTA ATATTGTAGACATCAAGCCCGCCAACATGGAGGAACTGACAGAAGTAATCACAGCTGCTGAGTGCCATCCACACCAATGCAATGTATTTGTGTACAGCAGTAGCAAAGGCACCATCCGGCTGTGTGACATGCGATCAGCAGCACTCTGCGACAGGCACTCAAAGT tcTTTGAGGAGCCAGAGGACCCGAGCAGCCGATCCTTTTTTTCTGAGATCATCTCCTCCATCTCGGACGTGAAGTTCAGTCACAGCGGACGCTATATGATGACACGTGACTACCTCTCCGTCAAAGTTTGGGACCTTAACATGGAGAACAGGCCAGTGGAGACGTATCAG GTCCATGAATACCTTCGCAGTAAGCTCTGCTCCTTGTATGAAAATGACTGCATCTTTGACAAGTTTGAGTGCTGCTGGAATGGCAGTGACAG tgCCATCATGACCGGCTCCTACAACAACTTCTTCCGAATGTTTGACCGCAACACCAGGCGGGACATCACACTGGAGGCGTCCCGGGAGAGCAGCAAACCACGGGCTACGCTCAAACCGCGCAAAGTGTCCACTGGTGGCAAGAGGAAGAAGGATGAGATCAGCGTGGACAGCCTGGACTTCAACAAGAAGATCCTCCACACTGCCTGGCACCCCAAAGATAACGTGATAGCTGTGGCAGCCACCAACAACTTGTACATTTTCCAGGACAAAATCAACTAG